The following DNA comes from Mucisphaera calidilacus.
TCGCTGTACAGCCGGGGGATGCCGTTATGCTCATTGCTTAGCCGATTCCCCACACGCTCGATGACCTCATCGACCGTGGCCTCGCCGCCGATCAACAGCTCGATCTGCCCCTCGTACCCCATGCGGACATAGGAGTTCACGCGGTGACGCAGATCGATGCCGTAGGCCGGGATCGCGCCAACCGCATCGGGGATGAAGGGGTCCATCCGCGGAACGGGCGACGTGCCGATGATGCACGGCAGCCAGCCGCTGAGCTGATTGAACTTCTGGTTGACGCTGTAGCTGGTCATGTAACGCAGAAAATCAATCGCCCACTCCTTGTTGGCCGATCGCTGATACACCTGATAAGGCACACCCGCCGAGATGGCCGCCTCGCTGGGCTTGATCAACGCCGCGTCGTACCAACGCTCACCCGGAGCAGGAAGGGGCAGCTGTACGATCTCAACCTCAAACGGAACCGTCGCCTTCTTCGCGCCCTCGAACACCGTCGACGCGTCCCACCCGCCCGTAAACAACATGGCGGCGTTCTCAAGCAAAAAACGCCTGATCGACTGCTCACGGTCCAGACCGAGAAAGCCCGGCGGGAAACCACGGGAGATCGCCTCCATCGACTCGAGGTAATCGCGCATAGGCCGATCGTCCATCCGCCACACCGCATCCGACCACGCAGCACACTGCTCATCACGTGAAATCGCGCTGTCCATGTTGACATCCATCCGACCGGCATAGCGATGCGTGAACGGCGCGATGTAGTAGCTGTACATCCAACGAGCGCTGTAGCTGCTCCCCGAAATCGGCACGAGCTTCGAACGCCCCGTCTCAGACGCCATGGCCGTCACCGCCCGGCTGAGCATCAGCAGACGGCCGAAAGTATCCGGCGCTGAACCGGAAACAACCCAGTCCCTGAACGCCTCGTCATCGCTCACGTAACGCTCCGCAAGGGCGTCACGCAGCCACACAGGCCTCGGCTCCGCAGCGAGCGCGCCGCCGAGGTACGTCATGCCCTCCGCAAGCAACCCGCGATTGAGATACACACGCAGCGGACCCCAGAAAGCACTCGGCGCCGCATAGTAATCCTGCAGCCGGTCGTCCCACCCGCCCTGCATGCCATCGACAAAGGTGTCACGCCAGGGTCCCGTCGACAGCGCCTCCGCGAGCGCAGCGTCCAGGTCAGGCGGGAGATACTCCGGGGCGTTGTAGGGATTCGGCCTCTGAACCCTGTCGCCAAGCGGCTCAAAGTACTTCGCCGTGTAATTACCCATGGTCATACGCGCCTGACCACGCTCACAGATATCAGGCGCAGTGCCACTGATAATGTGCGTGTTCAGAAACTGCGCGTAGACACGCTCGGTCACAGCCAGCTGACGCACCTTGACCCCCGCGGCCTTCACGCGCGGGAGAGCTTCATAATCGTCGATGATCGCCTGCAGGGCTTCCCGGTAACCCGGCTCGAGCTGCCAGTGGGCAATGCGGATCACAACACTCCCGTCATCCTGGAGCGGGCCCTCGCCCGATTCCATGCTGAGCATCATCACACGGCTCGCACTGATCACGAACCCCGCGATCACGATCAACAGGCCGATGGTGTTCGGATGCAACAGAGTCTTGATCCATCTCATGGCTCAGTACCCCCTGCCGCGACACGGTCCGGCGCAGGCCCGGTTGAACCCTCCGACGCCCGCGGCGTCTTGAACTCAACAAGGTCCGGAACACGCAGCTCAAGACGCGGGTGCTCCCTGGCAATCCGAAGCAGCACACGCCGCGCCTCGTAAGACCGGCCACTCCTCGGATACTTCACCACCAGTTCCTCAAGAACAGGGACCGCCAGATCAAACCGACCCTGCTCAAGAGCCAGACGCGCAAGCGTCCAACTGATCCTCGGCGCGAATGTCGGATTGGTGAACCCGAGCTCGTGCGCTCGGGACAGAGCAAGAAGCGCACCCTCCCGATCTCCCTGCCGCTCGAGCATGATGATCCCCAGCGTCTCCCAGAGCAGAGGCAGCAGCTCGGCGTCGGGCCCGGCCTCGATGCGACACCGAAGCAG
Coding sequences within:
- a CDS encoding type 2 periplasmic-binding domain-containing protein; translated protein: MRWIKTLLHPNTIGLLIVIAGFVISASRVMMLSMESGEGPLQDDGSVVIRIAHWQLEPGYREALQAIIDDYEALPRVKAAGVKVRQLAVTERVYAQFLNTHIISGTAPDICERGQARMTMGNYTAKYFEPLGDRVQRPNPYNAPEYLPPDLDAALAEALSTGPWRDTFVDGMQGGWDDRLQDYYAAPSAFWGPLRVYLNRGLLAEGMTYLGGALAAEPRPVWLRDALAERYVSDDEAFRDWVVSGSAPDTFGRLLMLSRAVTAMASETGRSKLVPISGSSYSARWMYSYYIAPFTHRYAGRMDVNMDSAISRDEQCAAWSDAVWRMDDRPMRDYLESMEAISRGFPPGFLGLDREQSIRRFLLENAAMLFTGGWDASTVFEGAKKATVPFEVEIVQLPLPAPGERWYDAALIKPSEAAISAGVPYQVYQRSANKEWAIDFLRYMTSYSVNQKFNQLSGWLPCIIGTSPVPRMDPFIPDAVGAIPAYGIDLRHRVNSYVRMGYEGQIELLIGGEATVDEVIERVGNRLSNEHNGIPRLYSESDRLERDITRGMERLMAVQDLRHLILNNNDLAGATGAADAEMKYRLLLFNSLKQLGATRTRSAWSRTHSDEPFPEF